In Betaproteobacteria bacterium, the sequence GTGCGGTGATTTGGCATCCCTTCGCCAATCAGGCCACTTTGCGCTGCATATTGGTGCTTGGCATCAAACAAGAAGAAATTTTTCGACTTGTCCTCATGGGCCTTGTACTTGAGAAGTTCAAGTTCGACCAAATCGCCGCCTTGTTCGGAAATGCTGGCCTTGATCAGGTCGGTAGCAACCGTAAATGTTGCTGCAGTCGATGCCGGCACAGCTGACTGAACTTCGCCGGGAGCTGCCTTTGCCTGCAGAGCAGCGGAAGGTATTGGCGCTGCACCAGCAATAGCGGCAGAGTTAGCCGCTTCGGCCAAGGGTTTGGGCTGGTTGTATTTCTGCCAGTTTTCCCACAGCATGAAGCTGGAAAACGTGAAGATCAAAACCAGTATCAGGCGTCGAGTATCCATGAACAGCCTACAAAAGAATTCTTGATTCAGGGTACAGGATCGTACCCACCAGGATGCCACGGGTGGCAACGGCAGACTCGTTTAAAGCCCAACCAGCCACCCCGGAAGGCGCCATATTTCTGTACTGCTTCTGCCGCATATGTCGAACAACTGGGAACATACCGGCAGCTTCGCCCGAGAAAAGGGCTGATTGCATATTGATAGATGCGAATCAGACCAATCAACAGGTACTTCATCATGCTTCCCGCTTCGGCTTGGACCGTTGCAACTTATCCAGCAAGGCAAGGAAATCGGCAGCCAGTTGAGCTCCATCGAGCGGTGCCGGCTTTGCAGCCAACCTGACTACCAGATCAACCCCAGGCAAGGCGGCCCGGTGTAGCCGAAATTGCTCGCGAACGACACGTTTGACCCGGTTACGGTCGACGGCGCGTTTGAGCAGCTTTTTGGCAACTACCACACCAAGTCTTGCCTCGGTATTACCCTCGGGACGAGGCTGATAGTGCAACATCAGCAACTTGCCACGAATTGCCCTCCTGAAACCAAAAACGGATGAGAACTCATCCGTTTTTGTCAGGCGATAGCGTCGGGCGAAGGTTTGTTCCACCTCGCCAAACGTCCGATTAAACGGCCAGACGAGTACGACCCTTGGCGCGGCGAGCAGCAATAACTGCACGGCCACCCTTGGTGCGCATACGGACCAGGAAGCCATGGGTGCGCTTGCGGCGCACGACCGACGGTTGATACGTGCGTTTCATGTTGTAATCCCTTGATGTGCTTAGAAAAACGCGTGATTACACCTTGTTTGATGGTGTTCTGTCAAGTTGATTTAATTTCAAAAGCTGTGGATAACTTCCTCGATGAGAGGTAAAATCCTTCATTCGCTGGCTGTTTGTCCGCCACCGTAATTTTCAAAAAATATCATTAAATCAAATATCTAATAACCGCCATCAAAATCTATTTTGAATGCGCGGGGAGGAGCTTTTCCGTCCATGGCCGGTTTTTGGGAATCCTGTTTGCAACGCTTCGAGCAGGAATTGCCCGCACAGCAATTCAACACCTGGATCAGGCCATTGCGGCTCGAAGGCGAAGATACAGCCCTGGACGATGGCCTGCGCCTGATTGCTCCGAATACCTTCATATTGAAATGGGTGCGCGATCGTTACCTCGCACGCATTGAAGATTACAGCCGTAATTTTTTCCCAGGCCCGGTCACGATTGCGTTGGTCATCGGCAGTGGAAAAGCTGCCGCCAGCCGAATTGAGACCAACAGTGATCCGGAAGAAAATATAGCCGCCAAGTCAGTTGCCCCCACTGAAAAGAAAATGCCGGCGCCGGAAAAATCCCGAGGCAGAGGGGGTAATTATGAAAAGTCCCGGCTCTTCCCATCATTTACTTTCGATAATCTGGTTGTGGGTAAGGCGAATGATCTGGCTCGCGCAGCTGCGGTACAAGTTGCGAATAATCCCGGTGGTGCATACAACCCGCTGTTTATCTATGGCGGTGCCGGCCTCGGCAAGACCCACCTGATTCACGCCATTGGTAACGCCATCGTTGTGGAAAATCCTGAAAAGATTGTTCGCTACGTTCATGCCGAAGACTATTACTCGGATGTGGTGCGCGCTTATCAACAAAAGTCCTTTGACACGTTCAAGCGTACCTATCGGTCGCTCGATGTGCTTCTTCTCGACGACGTTCAATTTTTCAATGGAAAAAACCGTTCTCAGGAAGAGTTCTTCTTCCTGTTCAACGCGCTGATTGAAGCACGCAAGCAAATCATCATTACCTGCGATACGTATCCGAAAGATATCAATGGTCTTGATGATCGCCTGGTGACTCGTTTCGACTGGGGCCTGACTGTCCAGATCGAGCCACCGGAACTCGAAATGCGTGTCGCAATCCTGAAAAAGAAGGCTGAGGCCGAAGGCATTCAGCTGGATGATGAAGTACCGTTTTTTATTGCCAAGCACTTGCGTTCCAACGTTCGTGAGCTGGAAGGTGCCTTGAAAAAGGTCTTGGCGTACTCTTCATTCCATGGACGTGCCATTGCGCTGGACCTGACCAAGGAAGCGCTGAAGGATGTCATTGGTTCGGCCCGCAATGTGGGTATTGATAATATCCAGAAGACGGTGGCCGACTACTACAAGATGAAGGTTGCCGAACTTTTCTCCAAAAAGCGTACCCGTGCCATTGCCCGACCCCGTCAGGTCGCCATGTGGCTTTGTCGGGAAGTGACTTCGCACAGCTTTCCTGAAATTGGTGATGCATTCGGCGGTCGCGATCACACCACGGTCATTCATGCGGTCAAGACTATCGATGCCTTGCGCCTCAAGGAAAACGAACTAAACCATGACTTGCATGTATTGCTGCAGGTATTAAAAGGATGAAGCTGTCGATAACCCTGTGCAAAAGCTGTGAATCAATTGTGAGTTATATGGGAATTCCTACTTTGTGGGAAAATTGTCCGGATTTCACCCACAAGCAATCAAGCCACTTTCGCAGATCGTATAATCTGATTCAATCATCTGAAATTAAAGATAATTTTTCAGTTATCCACAGAATTGTTCCCGATATAGTCTACTTAGGAATTTAATTTATGGTTCTTATCAAAACCCAAAGAGACACGCTTCTGGCCCCGTTGCAGTCGGTGTCGGGAATTGTCGAACGCCGTCATACGCTGCCTATCTTGTCCAATGTTCTGCTGGAAAAGAAAGGTGACCGGCTAACCTTGCTGGCAACAGACATTGAAATTCAAATCACAACGTCTACCGAAGGCGCTGGTGGCGATGGCGATGGTGCTGTCACCGTCGGTGCTCGCAAGCTGCAGGAGATTCTGCGCTCCCTGCCGGATACCACTGAAGTCAGCCTGATTCTGGAAGACAAGCGACTGCTGGTCCGCGGTGGCAAGAGTCGTTTCAGTCTGCAGACTCTGCCGGCTGACGATTTCCCGCGCATGACAGTCAGCGAAGGCGAGACCAAGCAGTTCTCGATTTCACAAAAGGCATTCCGTCAGCTGATCAGCAAGACCCAATACTCGATGGCAGCTCAGGATGTTCGCTATTACTTGAACGGACTGCTGCTGTTGGTTGAAGGCAAGGAATTGCGTGCGGTGGCTACCGATGGACACCGTCTGGCTTATGCCAGCGTTGAAATCGATACCGATTTCCCGCGTCAGGAAATGATTCTGCCCCGCAAGACAGTGCTCGAACTGAACCGTCTGCTGGTCGATACAGATGATGCACTGAACATTACCCTGACCTCCAACCAGGTGCGTTTTGCCTTTGGGTCGGTGGTTCTGGTCTCCAAGTTGATTGATGGCAAGTTCCCTGACTATGAACGCGTTGTTCCGGCAACCTTGAAGAACCACATGACGGTTGGCCGTCAGACACTGATGCAGGCCATGCAGCGTGCGGCGATTCTGACCAATGAAAAATTCCGTGGCGTTCGTGTTGTGCTGGGTGAAAACAGTCTGAAATTGATCGCTGCCAACGCCGAGCAGGAAGAAGCCGTTGAAGAAATCGAAGTCGATTACACCGGCGATGTCATCGACGTCGGTTTCAATGTCGGTTATCTGCTTGATGTACTGAACAACACCCATACTGAAGAAATTCAATGGAGCTTCAACGACGCCAATTCCAGCGCGTTGATTACTGTCCCGGGTAACGACCGCTTCAAATACGTCGTTATGCCAATGCGTATTTGATCGAACCAGCAATAACCCAAGAAGGCCTGCCCAGCCGGGCAGGCCTTTTGCAGTTTCACGTGGAACCAAAACAATGAGTGAAGAGAACGTCCCGCAAGGTGAATCGCCAGCCTATGGCGAAGCCAGCATCCAGATCCTCGAAGGCCTGGAGGCCGTCCGCAAACGTCCTGGCATGTACATCGGCGATACCTCCGATGGTACCGGACTGCACCATCTGGTCTTCGAAGTGGTCGATAACTCGATCGACGAGGCACTGGCTGGACATTGCAACGACATCATCGTCACCATTCATACCGATAATTCGATCAGCGTCATCGACAACGGCCGGGGTATTCCGACCGGCGTCAAGATGGACGACAAGCACGAGCCGAAGCGTTCAGCTGCCGAAATCGCCCTGACCGAACTGCACGCCGGCGGCAAGTTCAACCAGAATTCCTACAAGGTGTCGGGTGGCTTGCACGGCGTCGGCGTTTCCTGCGTCAATGCACTGTCCAAATTTCTGCGCCTGACCATCCGCCGCGATGGCAAGAAACATTTCATGGAATTTTGCCGTGGTGTTCCGGTTGACCGCAGCATTGAAATTCGTGATGGATTTGAAGTCTCGCCACTCAAGATTCTGGGTGACACCGAGAAGCGCGGCACTGAGGTTCATTTCCTCGCTGATGATGAAATCTTCGGTCACGTTGAATTCCACTATGAAATCCTCGCCAAGCGTCTGCGCGAGCTATCCTTCTTGAACAATGGCGTTGCCATCAAGTTGGTTGATCAGCGAGCCGGCAAGGAAGAACTCTTCGCCTTTGCTGGTGGCGTGCAGAGTTTCGTCGAGTACATCAACCGCACCAAGTCCGTTCTCCACCCGAATATTTTCTACTCGGCGGGCGATGCCAAGGTTGGCCAAGGCGCTGCTGATACAGGGATTATTATTGGTGTTGAAGTGGCCATGCAGTGGAACGACTCCTATCAGGAACAGGTTCTCTGCTTCACCAACAACATCCCGCAATCGGACGGTGGTACTCACCTGACGGGTCTGCGCGCTGCAATGACCCGCGTCATCAACAAGTACATCGACGAAAACGAAATCGCCAAGAAGGCGAAGGTTGATATTGCCGGCGATGACATGCGCGAAGGTCTGGCCTGCGTGCTGTCCGTCAAGATGCCTGATCCCAAGTTTGCTTCGCAGACCAAGATGAAACTGGTTTCCTCCGAAGCGCGGGCAGCGGTTGAAGAGGTCGTTGCCCAGAAGCTTGCCGACTTCCTGCTCGAGCGTCCGGTCGATGCCAAGATGATCTGCGGCAAGATCGTCGAAGCCTCCCGCGCCCGTGAAGCCGCCCGTCGCGCCCGTGAAATGACCCGCCGCAAGGGTGTGCTCGACGGCGTCGGCTTGCCCGGCAAGCTGGCAGACTGTCAGGAAAAAGACCCCGCGCTTTGCGAAATCTACATCGTTGAGGGTGATTCCGCCGGCGGCTCTGCCAAGCAGGGGCGTGACCGCAAGTTCCAGGCAATCCTTCCCTTGCGCGGCAAGGTGCTGAATGTCGAGAAAGCCCGTTTCGACAAGCTGATCTCTTCTGAACAAATCGTCACGCTGATCACTGCGCTCGGTACCGGCATCGGCAAGGACGACTTCAACGTCGAAAAGCTGCGCTACCACCGTATCATCATCATGACCGACGCGGACGTTGACGGTGCGCACATCCGGACCCTGCTGCTCACGCTGCTTTATCGCCAGATGCCTGAACTGATCGACCGTGGTTACGTCTATATAGCCCAGCCGCCGCTCTACAAGGTCAAGCATGGCAAGACCGAGCGCTATCTGAAGGACGATCTGGAATACAACCAGTTCCTGCTTAACATGGCGCTCGACGAAGCTGTTCTGACCCCACGTGCCGGTGCCGACGCCATCACCGGCCCGGCGCTCGAAGGCCTGGCTCGTTCCTGGCTGGCGACCGAAGCGGTCATTGATCGCCTGTCACACCTGATCAATCCGGAAGTGCTGCAATCCATCGTTCGCTACAACATTGCAATCGACCTCTCCAGCGAAGAAAACGCCCGCGCCAGTGCCGAGCGGATCGCCGGTTTCATCCCGGCCGGAACCCGCATGGTGCCGAAGTTCGATGACATCCAGGAACGCTGGATCTTGCGCGTCGAACGCATGCACCACGGTAATCTGAAGGTCGGTTTGATCGATGAAGATTTGCTCCTGTCTGGTGACTTCATTCAATTGCGGCGCACGGCCGAAACGCTGGCCGACATGTTTGCCGCAGGTGGGTTCATGGCTCGCGGCGAGAAGAAGCAGGTTGTCACCAACTTTGGCGATGCCATGAAGTGGCTGCTCAATGAAGTTGAACGTGGCATCAGCAAGCAGCGCTACAAAGGCTTGGGCGAAATGAACCCGTCGCAATTGTGGGAAACAACGATGGACCCGAAAGTCCGTCGCCTGCTGCGCGTGCAGATCGACGACGCCATTGCGGCCGACGAAATCTTCACGACGCTGATGGGTGAAGATGTGGAGCCGCGTCGGGCGTTTATTGAAACAAATGCATTGAGCGCGCGCGTCGACATCTGACGTTTTTGTAGGATCCCACGATTGTTTAGATTTTTCCCAAAAGTCTGGATTTCGTGGGATCAGACCAAGAAGCCACCTTAAGAGGGTGGCTTTTTTTCAACCATTAGTTTGATTATCAGCGATATCCTTCCATTGGTATGTTCGGACCTCAGCATCCGTTGAGGAATTTTGAAGGGACTGTCGCTATTGATATTTATCCTGCCACTATCGAGGGTACCGCTGCCCGCATGATTTCGACGAAATGCCGCAATCGCGCCGGATAGAAGCGCGCGTAGGGATAGACCAGATTAACGGGTAATGGCTCAGCCTGCCATTGAGGCAATAGATGGAGCAATTGCCCGGAAGCGAGATTCGGGGCCAGAAGCCAGGCCGAACCAATGGCCACGCCCAAGCCTTGCAAGGCAGCACTGCGCAAAGCATACAGACTGTCGGTACTCATCCTGGGTGAAATGGGAATGCGTTGCACCTTGCCCGTGTGCACATTTTGCAACTGTATTTGATTGCGATAGTAGGTTCGCAAAGCAACCCAAGGGAAGCCGGCCAAGTCCATGGCTTCTTCGGGTACAGCCAATCCATCCAGCAAAGACGGGGCGGCCACCACGATGCGTGGTACTTCGCCCAGCTTGATCGTCACCAGTGCAGAATCGGCCACCTCCCCGACCTGGATTGCGCAGTCGATGCCTGCAGCAATGAAGTCCTGAATGGCGCTGTCGTCATGCAGTAACCATTCGACGGTCATACGAGAGTAGCGCTTCAGGTAGTCCGCCAGTGGCTTGACCAGACGCTCCTGGCCGAAAGCGTGCGGAACAACCACGCGCAAAACTCCTTCCGGCTCTTCGTCCACGCCACGCAAGTCCGATTCGAATGCGGCCCAACTTGCCAAAAGGTCTTTGGCGCGTTCATAACATCGCTCGCCGTCGGCAGTGAGCCGCATGCTATGGGTGGAGCGATTCAGCAAACGCACCCCTAAAGACCGCTCCAGCGTTTGCAGGCGGCGGCTGATGGTGGGCTGGGTCGTCCCCATCTGAATGGCTGCCGCAGAAAGGTTGCCGGCATCAACGATGCGGACGAATGTCTGCATGAGCTCGATGCGGTCGCCTGTTCCCGATAACGAAGGCGCACTCGAATTGCTTGCAGGTCTGGTAATCACTGCTCTATTCATACGTGTAGCGTATATCAATATTGCAAAATTCGATACTACCGTTGTTGTCTTTTAAACGTCAGACTCTGTTCCATAGACATTTTTCGAGGACGGAGAAATGACAGCTATCCATGATATGCATGAACAAAGTGTGACAGCACCATTACGAGTTATTGAAGACAGTACTCTTCAAAATCACGTGTCGGAGGCAAGTCACACGCTCTCGCGGCGCCTGGTGTTATTGCTGGCGAGCGGCGCTGGCTTAGCCGTTGCATCGATTTATTACAGTCAGCCCATACTCGGCATCCTGGCCGCAGACATCGGTGCCAGTCCGCTCAAGATCGGCTTTGTGCCGACCCTGACCCAACTGGGCTACGCCTTGGGCATACTGTTCCTGGCCCCACTGGGTGACCGTCATGATCGCCGCACTATCATTCTCATCAAAGCCGCCTTGCTGGTCATATCCTTGCTGGCGGCAGCCTTTGCGCCGTCCATCGACATCCTGCTCGCTGCCAGCCTGGCGATTGGCTTAACCGCCACTCTGGCGCAGGATATCGTTCCGGCGGCAGCGACCCTGGCGCATGATTCCCGGCGCGGCAAAGTCGTCGGAACGATCATGACCGGGCTGCTGTTGGGCATCCTGCTTTCCCGCGTGGTTAGTGGCTTTGTTGCCGAACACTTTGGCTGGCGGACCATGTTTGTGCTTGCAGCCGCTGGCGTGGCTGTCATCGGCATCGCAGCCTGGCGCGGACTCCCGCGTTTCTCACCGACCACAAGCATGACTTACCCGGCATTGCTCGGTTCACTCTTCAATTTGCTGCGCCGCCACGCCTTCTTGCGCCATACTGCGTTGTCCCAAGGCCTGCTATCCATTGGCTTCAGTGCCTTTTGGTCCACGCTGGCAGTCATGCTCCATGCCGAGCCGTTCCACATGGGCAGTGCGGTAGCCGGAGCCTTTGGTCTTGCCGGTGCCGTCGGCGCGCTGGCTGCGCCATTGGCTGGCCACCTGGCCGACCGCCGCGGCCCGGAGCTCGTTACCCGCCTCGGCACCAGCCTGACTGCATTCTCTTTCGCCATCATGTGCTTGTCGCCTTTCCTTTCCCCAACAGCGCAACTCTGGTTGCTCGGGATCGGCACTATCGGCTTCGACCTCGGGGTACAAGCCACGCTGATTGCTCACCAGAGCATTGTCTACGGGATCGACCCGGGGGCACGTAGTCGCCTTAACGCTGTACTTTTCGTCAGCATGTTCATCGGGATGGCAATTGGTGCAGCCTTGGGCAGCATCCTGTTTGCGCAATGGGGATGGCTTGCAGTGACCGGCATGGCTACGGTGTCGGCACTGGCAGCGCTGGCCGTACGCTTCTACCCGCTACTCAGTGCCAAGCGATAGGCCACGAAGTTCACACTGGCGGAATTGGCAAGCTGACATTCACTACGATTAACCGCTGAATGTCAGCTTGCCGTCCGAAGTGCCATCAGCCGCCGGCTGAAACGCCGAAAAGATGACCGATGCCGAAGGTGATGCCGGCGGCGGCCATGCCGATCAGTAGTTGGCGCAGGCCGGAAAATGCGGGGTGCTTTCCGGTGAACACGGCGATGGCGGCGCCCAGCGCGAAAAGGCCGATGGCCGATGAAATGGCACTGGCTTGTACGACGTTTGTCTGGGCGACCAGGAACATGGGTAGCGCCGGGATCAATGCGCCGATGAGGAAGACCATAAAAGACGAGACGGCGGCGCCCATGGCCGAACCGCCCAGATCGTCCGGATTGACGCCCAGTTCTTCGCGCACCAGGGTGTCGAGCGCCGAATCCTTGTCACCGATGACGCGGGCGGCAATCTGCTTTGCTTCCGTTTCAGTAAATCCTTTGGCTTGATAGATCAACGCCAGTTCTTCCTGCTCTTCTGCGGGTGATTGCGTCAGTTCTTCGGCTTCGCTGGCGATCTGGTTTTCTTGCAGCTCGCGGGCGCTCTGGACGGATATCCACTCGCCCATGGCCATTGAGCAAGCGCCAGCCAGCGTGCCGGCGACA encodes:
- the yidD gene encoding membrane protein insertion efficiency factor YidD, with amino-acid sequence MMKYLLIGLIRIYQYAISPFLGRSCRYVPSCSTYAAEAVQKYGAFRGGWLGFKRVCRCHPWHPGGYDPVP
- the gyrB gene encoding DNA topoisomerase (ATP-hydrolyzing) subunit B; protein product: MSEENVPQGESPAYGEASIQILEGLEAVRKRPGMYIGDTSDGTGLHHLVFEVVDNSIDEALAGHCNDIIVTIHTDNSISVIDNGRGIPTGVKMDDKHEPKRSAAEIALTELHAGGKFNQNSYKVSGGLHGVGVSCVNALSKFLRLTIRRDGKKHFMEFCRGVPVDRSIEIRDGFEVSPLKILGDTEKRGTEVHFLADDEIFGHVEFHYEILAKRLRELSFLNNGVAIKLVDQRAGKEELFAFAGGVQSFVEYINRTKSVLHPNIFYSAGDAKVGQGAADTGIIIGVEVAMQWNDSYQEQVLCFTNNIPQSDGGTHLTGLRAAMTRVINKYIDENEIAKKAKVDIAGDDMREGLACVLSVKMPDPKFASQTKMKLVSSEARAAVEEVVAQKLADFLLERPVDAKMICGKIVEASRAREAARRAREMTRRKGVLDGVGLPGKLADCQEKDPALCEIYIVEGDSAGGSAKQGRDRKFQAILPLRGKVLNVEKARFDKLISSEQIVTLITALGTGIGKDDFNVEKLRYHRIIIMTDADVDGAHIRTLLLTLLYRQMPELIDRGYVYIAQPPLYKVKHGKTERYLKDDLEYNQFLLNMALDEAVLTPRAGADAITGPALEGLARSWLATEAVIDRLSHLINPEVLQSIVRYNIAIDLSSEENARASAERIAGFIPAGTRMVPKFDDIQERWILRVERMHHGNLKVGLIDEDLLLSGDFIQLRRTAETLADMFAAGGFMARGEKKQVVTNFGDAMKWLLNEVERGISKQRYKGLGEMNPSQLWETTMDPKVRRLLRVQIDDAIAADEIFTTLMGEDVEPRRAFIETNALSARVDI
- a CDS encoding DNA polymerase III subunit beta codes for the protein MVLIKTQRDTLLAPLQSVSGIVERRHTLPILSNVLLEKKGDRLTLLATDIEIQITTSTEGAGGDGDGAVTVGARKLQEILRSLPDTTEVSLILEDKRLLVRGGKSRFSLQTLPADDFPRMTVSEGETKQFSISQKAFRQLISKTQYSMAAQDVRYYLNGLLLLVEGKELRAVATDGHRLAYASVEIDTDFPRQEMILPRKTVLELNRLLVDTDDALNITLTSNQVRFAFGSVVLVSKLIDGKFPDYERVVPATLKNHMTVGRQTLMQAMQRAAILTNEKFRGVRVVLGENSLKLIAANAEQEEAVEEIEVDYTGDVIDVGFNVGYLLDVLNNTHTEEIQWSFNDANSSALITVPGNDRFKYVVMPMRI
- a CDS encoding MFS transporter, with product MTAIHDMHEQSVTAPLRVIEDSTLQNHVSEASHTLSRRLVLLLASGAGLAVASIYYSQPILGILAADIGASPLKIGFVPTLTQLGYALGILFLAPLGDRHDRRTIILIKAALLVISLLAAAFAPSIDILLAASLAIGLTATLAQDIVPAAATLAHDSRRGKVVGTIMTGLLLGILLSRVVSGFVAEHFGWRTMFVLAAAGVAVIGIAAWRGLPRFSPTTSMTYPALLGSLFNLLRRHAFLRHTALSQGLLSIGFSAFWSTLAVMLHAEPFHMGSAVAGAFGLAGAVGALAAPLAGHLADRRGPELVTRLGTSLTAFSFAIMCLSPFLSPTAQLWLLGIGTIGFDLGVQATLIAHQSIVYGIDPGARSRLNAVLFVSMFIGMAIGAALGSILFAQWGWLAVTGMATVSALAALAVRFYPLLSAKR
- the dnaA gene encoding chromosomal replication initiator protein DnaA codes for the protein MAGFWESCLQRFEQELPAQQFNTWIRPLRLEGEDTALDDGLRLIAPNTFILKWVRDRYLARIEDYSRNFFPGPVTIALVIGSGKAAASRIETNSDPEENIAAKSVAPTEKKMPAPEKSRGRGGNYEKSRLFPSFTFDNLVVGKANDLARAAAVQVANNPGGAYNPLFIYGGAGLGKTHLIHAIGNAIVVENPEKIVRYVHAEDYYSDVVRAYQQKSFDTFKRTYRSLDVLLLDDVQFFNGKNRSQEEFFFLFNALIEARKQIIITCDTYPKDINGLDDRLVTRFDWGLTVQIEPPELEMRVAILKKKAEAEGIQLDDEVPFFIAKHLRSNVRELEGALKKVLAYSSFHGRAIALDLTKEALKDVIGSARNVGIDNIQKTVADYYKMKVAELFSKKRTRAIARPRQVAMWLCREVTSHSFPEIGDAFGGRDHTTVIHAVKTIDALRLKENELNHDLHVLLQVLKG
- the rpmH gene encoding 50S ribosomal protein L34 → MKRTYQPSVVRRKRTHGFLVRMRTKGGRAVIAARRAKGRTRLAV
- a CDS encoding LysR family transcriptional regulator — encoded protein: MNRAVITRPASNSSAPSLSGTGDRIELMQTFVRIVDAGNLSAAAIQMGTTQPTISRRLQTLERSLGVRLLNRSTHSMRLTADGERCYERAKDLLASWAAFESDLRGVDEEPEGVLRVVVPHAFGQERLVKPLADYLKRYSRMTVEWLLHDDSAIQDFIAAGIDCAIQVGEVADSALVTIKLGEVPRIVVAAPSLLDGLAVPEEAMDLAGFPWVALRTYYRNQIQLQNVHTGKVQRIPISPRMSTDSLYALRSAALQGLGVAIGSAWLLAPNLASGQLLHLLPQWQAEPLPVNLVYPYARFYPARLRHFVEIMRAAVPSIVAG
- the rnpA gene encoding ribonuclease P protein component is translated as MEQTFARRYRLTKTDEFSSVFGFRRAIRGKLLMLHYQPRPEGNTEARLGVVVAKKLLKRAVDRNRVKRVVREQFRLHRAALPGVDLVVRLAAKPAPLDGAQLAADFLALLDKLQRSKPKREA